A genomic window from Populus nigra chromosome 7, ddPopNigr1.1, whole genome shotgun sequence includes:
- the LOC133699974 gene encoding auxin-responsive protein SAUR50-like — translation MSKCNKIRHIVRIQQMLKRWRRKARVTGGATSSRTAAPSDVPAGHVAVCVGASCKRFVVRATYLNHPIFKNLLVEAEEMYGFKTAGPLAIPCDEAVFEEILRVVSRSDPSKMGRFFNLEDLKRCCHVGMRKNIKLLGESRPLLHG, via the coding sequence ATGTCCAAGTGCAACAAAATCCGGCACATTGTAAGAATCCAGCAAATGCTTAAACGGTGGCGGAGGAAGGCAAGAGTGACTGGAGGAGCAACGAGTTCACGCACCGCTGCACCATCTGATGTCCCAGCGGGCCACGTGGCAGTCTGTGTTGGAGCCAGCTGCAAGAGGTTTGTTGTACGTGCGACGTACCTTAACCATCCCATTTTCAAAAACTTGCTCGTGGAAGCCGAGGAAATGTACGGTTTCAAAACCGCTGGGCCGTTAGCTATCCCATGCGACGAGGCTGTCTTTGAAGAGATTCTCCGGGTCGTATCGAGATCCGACCCCAGCAAAATGGGTCGTTTTTTCAATCTTGAGGATCTTAAGAGATGCTGCCACGTGGGCATGAGGAAAAATATTAAGCTTTTGGGTGAATCAAGACCGTTGCTTCATGGTTAG